The Flavobacterium piscisymbiosum genome includes a region encoding these proteins:
- the mfd gene encoding transcription-repair coupling factor codes for MSKNALYTMYDNLPKNQQIATQLLEQNQIKMHLNGLLGSAVSFVLRAVFKKAELPFLVVLDNKEEAAYYLNDLEQMIGEQDVLFYPASFRRPYQVDETDNANVLLRAEVLNRINSRKKPAIIVTYPEALFEKVVTRQQLDKNTLKVALNDKISIDFINEVLFEYEFKRVDFITEPGEFSVRGGIVDVFSFSNDHPYRIEFFGNEVDSIRSFDVETQLSVETHKKITIIPNVENKIFQENRESFLDYISEKTVLFIQNTDGLFSQLDKQFARAEEAFEKLSGEIKYATPEQLFLNQASFIKRALDFSVVELASKPIFKTTKTFDFHIQPQPSFNKQFDLLLNNLSDNHFNGYKNYLFCSNETQAKRFHDIFETLDEANSENIRKQYHTVVLPLYQGFIDEENQITAYTDHQIFERYHKFNIKNGYSKKQNITLKELTALSVGDYVTHIDHGIGKFGGLQKIQVEGKTQEAIKLVYADNDIVYVSIHSLHKISKYNGKDGTPPKIYKLGSNAWKILKQKTKARVKHIAFNLIQLYAKRRLEKGFQFAPDSYLQNELESSFIYEDTPDQTKSTQEVKADMESDRPMDRLVCGDVGFGKTEVAIRAAFKAVDNSKQVAVLVPTTILAYQHYRTFTERLKDMPVSIGYLNRFRTAKQKAQTLKDLAEGKLDIVIGTHQLVNKNVVFKDLGLLIVDEEQKFGVNVKDKLKTIAANVDTLTLTATPIPRTLQFSLMAARDLSVITTPPPNRYPIETNVVGFNEEVIRDAISYEIQRNGQVFFINNRIENIKEVAGMIQRLVPNARVGIGHGQMEGAKLEELMLGFMNGDFDVLVATTIIESGLDVPNANTIFINNANNFGLSDLHQMRGRVGRSNKKAFCYFICPPYSSMTEDARKRIQALEQFSELGSGFNIAMKDLEIRGAGDLLGGEQSGFINEIGFDTYQKIMNEAIEELKENEFKDLYPEENDIETKEYVKDLQIDTDFELLFSDEYINNVTERLSLYNELGSVKNEAELVIFQNKLIDRFGPMPPRANALMNSIRIKWIATAVGIEKLVMKKGKMIGYFVSDQQSDYYQSSKFRKVLQFVQKYSNLCQMKEKQTPNGLRLLLTFENVKSTKRALELMEMLGE; via the coding sequence TTGAGTAAAAACGCCTTATATACAATGTATGATAATCTGCCAAAAAATCAGCAGATTGCCACACAATTATTAGAACAAAATCAGATAAAAATGCATCTTAACGGCTTGTTAGGATCTGCAGTTTCATTTGTTTTACGCGCTGTTTTCAAAAAAGCCGAGCTGCCTTTTCTGGTTGTTTTAGACAATAAAGAAGAAGCCGCTTATTATCTGAACGATCTCGAACAAATGATCGGGGAACAAGATGTATTGTTTTATCCGGCATCATTTCGCCGTCCTTATCAGGTTGATGAAACAGACAATGCGAATGTATTACTCCGCGCTGAGGTTTTAAACCGAATAAATTCCCGCAAAAAACCAGCGATTATTGTTACCTATCCCGAAGCGCTTTTCGAGAAAGTGGTAACACGCCAACAGTTAGATAAAAACACATTAAAAGTGGCTTTGAACGATAAAATTTCGATCGATTTTATCAACGAAGTTTTATTTGAATACGAATTTAAAAGAGTCGATTTTATTACAGAACCTGGCGAATTTTCGGTTCGTGGAGGTATTGTCGATGTATTTTCATTTTCAAACGATCATCCTTATAGAATAGAGTTTTTTGGTAACGAAGTAGACAGTATCCGAAGTTTTGATGTCGAAACACAATTATCTGTAGAAACACACAAAAAAATCACGATTATTCCGAATGTTGAGAATAAGATATTTCAGGAAAACCGCGAAAGCTTCTTAGATTATATTTCAGAAAAAACCGTTCTTTTTATTCAAAATACGGACGGACTTTTTAGTCAGTTAGACAAACAATTTGCAAGAGCAGAAGAAGCTTTTGAGAAACTTTCAGGAGAAATAAAATACGCAACTCCCGAGCAATTATTTTTAAATCAGGCTTCGTTTATCAAACGAGCATTGGATTTTTCGGTAGTAGAATTGGCTTCAAAACCAATCTTTAAAACCACAAAAACATTCGATTTTCATATTCAGCCGCAGCCATCTTTCAACAAACAATTTGATTTGTTGCTGAATAATTTGAGTGACAATCATTTTAACGGATATAAAAATTATTTGTTCTGTTCGAATGAAACGCAGGCGAAGCGTTTTCACGATATTTTCGAGACTTTAGACGAAGCCAATTCAGAGAATATCCGCAAACAATATCATACTGTTGTATTGCCTTTGTACCAAGGATTTATCGACGAAGAAAATCAAATTACCGCTTATACAGATCACCAGATTTTTGAGCGTTATCATAAATTTAATATCAAAAACGGCTATTCGAAAAAGCAAAATATTACGCTTAAAGAATTAACTGCGCTTTCGGTTGGGGATTATGTAACACATATCGATCACGGAATTGGGAAATTTGGCGGATTGCAGAAAATTCAGGTCGAAGGCAAAACGCAGGAAGCCATAAAACTGGTTTATGCCGATAATGATATTGTTTATGTAAGCATACATTCGCTGCATAAAATCTCCAAATACAACGGAAAAGACGGAACGCCTCCAAAAATATATAAATTAGGATCGAACGCCTGGAAAATTTTAAAACAAAAAACCAAAGCGCGCGTCAAACATATTGCCTTCAACTTGATTCAATTGTATGCAAAACGCCGATTGGAAAAAGGTTTTCAGTTTGCGCCGGACAGTTACTTGCAAAACGAACTAGAAAGTTCGTTTATTTATGAAGATACACCCGATCAAACCAAATCGACACAAGAAGTAAAAGCCGATATGGAAAGTGATCGCCCAATGGATCGTTTGGTTTGTGGAGACGTAGGTTTCGGAAAAACGGAAGTTGCGATTCGTGCCGCTTTTAAAGCGGTAGACAATAGTAAACAGGTTGCCGTTTTAGTTCCTACAACCATTTTGGCTTATCAGCATTATAGAACTTTTACAGAAAGATTAAAAGATATGCCGGTTTCAATTGGTTACCTAAACCGATTCAGAACGGCAAAACAAAAAGCACAAACTTTAAAAGATTTAGCCGAAGGAAAATTAGATATCGTCATCGGAACACATCAATTAGTAAACAAAAATGTCGTTTTTAAAGACCTTGGTTTATTGATCGTCGATGAGGAACAAAAATTTGGCGTAAACGTAAAAGATAAATTAAAAACCATTGCTGCAAATGTCGATACATTGACATTAACCGCAACGCCAATTCCGAGAACACTTCAGTTTTCATTAATGGCGGCAAGAGATTTATCGGTAATTACAACACCTCCGCCAAATCGTTATCCTATAGAAACTAATGTGGTTGGGTTTAATGAAGAAGTAATTCGTGACGCGATTTCCTATGAAATTCAGCGAAACGGACAAGTTTTCTTTATCAATAACCGAATCGAAAATATAAAAGAAGTCGCCGGAATGATTCAGCGTTTGGTTCCAAATGCCAGAGTCGGAATTGGTCACGGACAAATGGAAGGCGCGAAACTCGAAGAATTGATGTTGGGTTTCATGAATGGCGATTTTGATGTTTTGGTAGCAACCACCATTATCGAAAGTGGTCTGGATGTACCCAATGCCAACACGATTTTCATCAACAACGCCAACAATTTCGGATTATCAGATTTGCATCAAATGCGTGGGCGTGTAGGACGAAGCAACAAAAAAGCATTCTGTTATTTTATCTGTCCACCATATTCATCCATGACCGAAGATGCCAGAAAGCGTATTCAGGCTTTGGAGCAATTTAGCGAATTAGGAAGTGGTTTCAACATTGCGATGAAAGATCTTGAAATTCGTGGTGCAGGAGATTTATTAGGAGGAGAACAAAGCGGTTTCATCAATGAAATTGGTTTTGATACGTACCAAAAAATCATGAACGAAGCCATCGAAGAATTAAAAGAAAATGAATTCAAAGATTTATATCCGGAAGAGAACGATATTGAAACCAAAGAATATGTAAAAGATTTACAAATCGATACTGATTTTGAGTTGTTGTTTTCTGATGAATATATCAATAATGTTACCGAACGTCTAAGTTTATATAACGAGCTAGGTTCTGTAAAAAATGAAGCGGAACTTGTTATCTTTCAAAATAAATTAATTGACCGTTTTGGGCCAATGCCTCCGCGCGCCAATGCCTTGATGAATAGTATTCGCATCAAATGGATTGCCACAGCTGTTGGTATTGAGAAACTGGTGATGAAAAAAGGTAAAATGATAGGCTATTTTGTTTCAGATCAACAATCTGATTATTACCAGTCGTCTAAGTTTAGAAAGGTTTTACAATTTGTACAAAAATACAGCAACCTTTGCCAAATGAAAGAAAAGCAAACGCCAAACGGTTTACGACTTTTATTGACTTTCGAGAATGTAAAATCGACCAAACGTGCTCTGGAATTGATGGAAATGTTGGGAGAGTAA
- a CDS encoding Crp/Fnr family transcriptional regulator, which produces MTDIFKDFITKLAQVSEPDMNRIMSCITTHNVKRNTIILSEGEICDKFYFLEKGCMRTYYITKEGQEKTRLVSFDNTPVTALTSFITQKPSLEYIDALEDSELLSISHADFFILLDEIPSWALFYRRMLELAFAFQNSRIEDLVTLSAKERYEKLLKEQPHYIQRLSNRVVATYLGISQETLSRLKSK; this is translated from the coding sequence ATGACAGATATATTTAAAGATTTTATTACCAAACTTGCACAAGTTAGCGAGCCGGATATGAATAGAATCATGTCCTGTATAACCACGCACAATGTAAAACGAAATACCATTATTTTATCTGAAGGAGAAATTTGCGACAAATTTTATTTTTTAGAAAAGGGTTGTATGCGAACTTATTACATCACAAAAGAAGGTCAGGAAAAAACAAGATTGGTTTCTTTTGACAATACTCCCGTAACAGCACTTACCAGTTTTATTACTCAAAAACCTTCTCTTGAGTATATTGATGCCTTAGAAGATTCAGAACTACTGTCAATCTCTCACGCAGATTTTTTTATTCTTTTGGATGAAATTCCGAGTTGGGCTTTGTTTTACAGAAGAATGTTAGAATTAGCTTTTGCTTTTCAAAACAGCAGAATCGAAGATTTGGTCACTTTATCTGCCAAAGAACGCTACGAAAAACTTTTAAAAGAGCAACCTCATTATATTCAACGCCTTTCTAATAGAGTTGTGGCTACTTATTTGGGGATTTCTCAGGAAACTTTAAGCCGATTAAAATCAAAATAA
- a CDS encoding amidohydrolase family protein — translation MKIITIEEHFSSPKISEKMKQFQPKGNDAEKDKSIQELIKHFLPNNDDIEDVGARRIKFMDEAGIDMQVISYGSGSPQGIADSKIAIELCIEANDELAQLIKQNPTRFAGFTTLPVADPVAASAELERAVKKLGFKGALLAGTFQGKFFDAPEFFPIFEKAAELNVPVYLHPGIIDKGVADHYFKDERWSNLVNGVFPAAGFGWHMDSGIHVLRMILSGVFDKLPNLKIISGHWGEFVPVFLERLDETLYPEMTNLKRTISEYYKEHVYITPSGIFSENQLQFAIIQMGADHIIYSGDYPYLIKNDTGDFLKNASISDEDKEKIGHLNVEKLLNL, via the coding sequence ATGAAAATTATCACAATAGAAGAACATTTTAGCTCACCAAAAATAAGTGAGAAAATGAAACAGTTTCAGCCAAAAGGTAATGATGCTGAAAAAGATAAAAGTATACAGGAATTAATAAAACATTTTTTGCCAAACAATGATGATATTGAAGATGTTGGCGCACGCAGAATTAAATTTATGGACGAAGCCGGTATCGATATGCAAGTCATTTCATACGGCAGCGGAAGCCCTCAGGGAATTGCAGATTCTAAAATTGCGATTGAACTTTGTATAGAAGCCAATGATGAATTGGCACAATTAATTAAACAAAATCCGACTCGTTTTGCAGGTTTTACTACGTTGCCGGTTGCTGATCCTGTTGCTGCTTCGGCAGAATTAGAACGAGCAGTAAAAAAATTAGGTTTTAAAGGGGCTTTACTAGCAGGAACTTTTCAGGGGAAATTTTTTGATGCTCCTGAGTTTTTTCCCATTTTCGAAAAAGCGGCAGAATTAAATGTACCGGTTTATTTGCATCCGGGAATTATTGATAAAGGAGTAGCAGATCATTATTTTAAAGATGAAAGATGGTCAAATTTGGTCAACGGAGTTTTTCCAGCAGCAGGTTTTGGCTGGCATATGGATAGCGGAATTCATGTTTTACGAATGATTCTTTCTGGAGTTTTTGACAAGCTGCCGAATCTAAAAATAATCTCAGGACACTGGGGAGAATTCGTGCCCGTTTTTCTGGAAAGATTGGATGAAACACTTTATCCTGAAATGACAAATTTGAAACGTACCATTTCAGAATATTACAAAGAACATGTTTACATCACGCCAAGCGGAATTTTCTCTGAAAATCAACTTCAATTTGCCATAATACAAATGGGCGCTGATCATATTATTTACTCGGGAGATTATCCTTATTTGATAAAAAACGATACAGGTGACTTTCTTAAAAATGCATCAATTTCAGATGAAGATAAAGAAAAGATAGGACATTTGAATGTAGAAAAATTATTGAATTTATAA
- a CDS encoding alpha/beta hydrolase: MENTKQPIEGVTTGILKLSGAELYYETKGEGPVLLMIPGANGDHFIFTPIREILSNTFTVVTYDRRGFSGSKLTGEQDYSHRIDTDANDAASLIKHLTSEPAYVFASSSGALVSLQLMCLHSDLIKALIPHEPTALKYLPDGEKWKVAVQEIYDIYTKEGQGPAKEKFVNELIPNTKDGEFMKAGNGPETPNTTYWFKYEVRQYPSTDFDTNKLEENKDKILFCVGRDSVNTMPAWPVTNLAKQFGTEVLSVPGGHLGYALHPAEFAQDFIAGLEKRGKI; the protein is encoded by the coding sequence ATGGAAAATACTAAACAACCAATAGAAGGTGTTACAACAGGAATATTAAAACTTTCAGGAGCAGAATTGTATTATGAAACAAAAGGCGAAGGACCAGTTTTATTAATGATTCCGGGAGCAAATGGAGATCATTTTATCTTTACGCCAATTCGCGAAATATTATCAAATACTTTTACTGTAGTAACTTATGATCGTAGAGGATTTTCGGGATCTAAACTTACAGGAGAACAAGATTACAGTCATCGTATCGATACAGATGCCAATGATGCAGCAAGTTTAATAAAACACTTAACAAGCGAACCAGCTTATGTATTTGCAAGCAGTTCAGGAGCTTTGGTTTCATTACAGTTAATGTGCCTGCATTCAGACTTGATAAAAGCATTGATTCCGCATGAGCCAACCGCTTTAAAATATCTTCCGGATGGTGAAAAATGGAAAGTTGCGGTTCAGGAAATTTATGATATTTATACTAAAGAAGGTCAGGGGCCTGCAAAAGAAAAATTTGTAAATGAATTGATTCCCAATACAAAAGACGGAGAATTCATGAAGGCAGGAAATGGACCGGAAACGCCAAATACAACTTATTGGTTTAAATATGAAGTGAGACAATATCCATCGACTGATTTTGACACCAATAAATTAGAAGAAAACAAAGATAAAATCCTTTTTTGCGTAGGAAGAGATTCGGTAAATACAATGCCGGCTTGGCCAGTTACAAACCTGGCAAAACAATTTGGAACCGAAGTTTTATCTGTTCCGGGAGGACATTTAGGATATGCATTACATCCTGCAGAATTTGCACAGGATTTTATTGCAGGTTTAGAAAAACGAGGTAAAATTTAA
- a CDS encoding glycoside hydrolase family 97 protein — protein sequence MNFQSQKSFFQIRLGKKIALLLFVCANSLWLQAQEITSPNKNLSLKFELKEGGIPSYQLSYKQKAVIKPSSLGLELKDLPSFMDGFTITNTAQSSVDENWNPVLGEEKTIRNNYNELVVTLAQAKNNNRYIRIRFRLFNDGLGFRYEFPKQNDLNYFVIKEERSEFNLAGNHKIFWIPGDYDTNEYAYTTSKISEIPSLIKKATIEINSQWPIKELSVQTPSMMKSDDGLYINIHEAGLINYPAMYLEVDAVNNKMKSHLAPDAVGAKGYMQTDAQSPWRTIVVSDKATEILASKLILNLNEPTSYKDVSWIKPVKYIGIWWEYFVAGKSTWAFGKENNVKLTDDFTKLTPNGKHGATTERAKEYIDFASKNGFDAILIEGWNIGWEDWIGNWKEEVFDYVTAYPDFDVKAVHAYAASKGVKIIMHHETSGSATNYERRLDRAFQFMNDNGYDAVKTGYVGKIIPRGEHHDGQWMVNHYINVAKRAADYKIMIDSHEAVRPTGLHRTFPNWVAQESARGTEFESMGGLAPDHTTILPFTRLMGGPMDYTPGIFQTDLSYYGTGSSQRVNTTLVKQLAYYVTMYSPLQMAADIPGNYERFPDAFQFIKDVAADWDNSYILEAEPGDYITIARKAKGKNEWFIGGITDENARTANITFDYLPAGKNFIATIYADAKEANWNVNPQKYTVTKVVVNSKTILKQYLAPGGGVAISIKEGNASELKGLKKI from the coding sequence ATGAATTTTCAATCCCAAAAATCCTTTTTCCAAATTCGTTTGGGCAAAAAAATCGCGCTGTTACTTTTTGTCTGTGCCAACTCATTATGGCTTCAGGCGCAGGAAATAACTTCGCCCAACAAAAATCTTTCTTTAAAATTTGAATTAAAAGAAGGCGGAATTCCGTCTTATCAATTATCATACAAGCAAAAAGCAGTTATAAAACCAAGTTCTTTGGGTTTAGAATTAAAAGATCTGCCTTCATTTATGGATGGTTTTACCATTACAAATACGGCACAATCTTCTGTAGATGAAAATTGGAATCCTGTTTTAGGCGAAGAAAAAACAATTCGTAACAATTACAACGAATTGGTTGTCACTTTGGCTCAAGCCAAAAATAACAACAGATACATTCGCATACGTTTCCGTTTATTCAACGACGGATTGGGTTTTAGATATGAATTTCCAAAGCAAAATGATCTGAATTATTTTGTAATAAAAGAAGAACGTTCTGAATTTAATCTGGCAGGAAATCATAAAATCTTCTGGATTCCGGGAGATTATGATACTAATGAATATGCGTATACGACTTCGAAGATTTCTGAAATTCCTTCGCTGATAAAAAAAGCTACTATCGAAATCAATTCGCAATGGCCTATCAAGGAATTATCGGTACAAACTCCTTCGATGATGAAATCTGATGACGGTTTGTACATCAACATTCACGAAGCTGGTTTGATCAATTATCCGGCAATGTATCTTGAAGTTGATGCTGTAAACAATAAAATGAAAAGTCATTTGGCACCTGATGCCGTTGGAGCAAAAGGTTATATGCAAACTGATGCACAATCGCCGTGGAGAACCATTGTGGTAAGCGATAAAGCAACTGAGATTTTAGCTTCAAAATTAATTCTGAACCTCAATGAACCAACAAGTTACAAAGATGTTTCGTGGATAAAACCGGTAAAATACATCGGGATTTGGTGGGAATATTTTGTTGCCGGAAAAAGTACCTGGGCTTTTGGAAAAGAAAACAACGTAAAACTAACGGATGATTTTACCAAACTTACGCCAAACGGAAAACACGGAGCTACAACAGAACGCGCAAAAGAATACATTGATTTTGCTTCTAAAAATGGTTTCGATGCAATTCTTATTGAAGGATGGAATATTGGTTGGGAAGACTGGATTGGAAACTGGAAAGAAGAAGTTTTTGATTACGTAACTGCATATCCTGATTTTGATGTAAAAGCGGTTCATGCTTATGCCGCTTCAAAAGGGGTAAAAATCATCATGCACCACGAAACTTCAGGATCAGCAACCAATTATGAGCGTCGTTTAGACCGTGCTTTTCAGTTTATGAATGACAACGGTTATGATGCTGTAAAAACAGGTTATGTAGGGAAAATTATTCCGCGTGGCGAACATCATGACGGACAATGGATGGTGAATCATTACATCAATGTAGCCAAACGTGCTGCCGATTATAAAATTATGATCGACAGTCACGAAGCCGTTCGCCCAACAGGTTTACACCGAACTTTCCCGAACTGGGTTGCTCAGGAATCTGCTCGCGGAACAGAGTTTGAATCTATGGGAGGTTTAGCGCCTGATCATACCACGATTTTACCATTTACAAGATTAATGGGTGGACCAATGGATTATACTCCGGGGATTTTCCAGACCGATCTTTCGTATTACGGAACCGGAAGTTCTCAGCGTGTCAACACAACTTTGGTAAAACAATTGGCGTATTATGTTACGATGTATAGTCCGTTGCAAATGGCGGCTGATATTCCGGGTAATTATGAGCGTTTTCCAGATGCTTTTCAATTCATCAAAGATGTTGCTGCAGATTGGGATAACAGTTATATTCTCGAAGCTGAACCGGGAGATTATATCACGATTGCCCGTAAAGCAAAAGGCAAAAACGAATGGTTTATTGGCGGAATTACCGATGAAAACGCAAGAACGGCAAACATTACTTTTGATTATTTACCTGCCGGAAAAAACTTCATTGCTACTATTTATGCTGATGCAAAAGAAGCGAATTGGAACGTAAATCCACAAAAATATACCGTGACTAAAGTTGTAGTAAATTCTAAAACAATTCTAAAACAGTATTTAGCTCCGGGTGGTGGCGTTGCCATTAGCATTAAGGAAGGAAATGCATCAGAATTAAAAGGATTGAAAAAGATATAG
- a CDS encoding alpha-amylase family glycosyl hydrolase — MKSNINIVYALLLTLAFVSCSSSDNDSDSNTPPPYPQYGASFYKMPNKEDAIIYQVNIRSFSQAGTLKGVQDRLTQIQELGVNVIYLMPVFPVGKEKVAAGLGSPYAVKDYKAINPDFGTLQDLQVLVEEAHKKNMAVILDWVANHTAWDNAWITQHPDWYQKDANGKIIIPPGTNYNDVAQLDFTNREMKNAMIDAMEYWVYTANIDGFRCDYADFIPQDFWTEAVSKLRNIKKSQKILMLAEGTKVNLFRSGFDYTFGFNFFSALEKVFKENLSASTIQNANAAEYSANYNEDYRIVRYTSNHDVNFAEGTPIELFGGKKGSVATFVVAAYMKSVPMIYNGQEIGYAQRINYFEKTPIDWSTADPEMLAQYKKIIAFRNSSTAIKKGTYTGYSSDAVSAFTMVKDAEKVLVLSNLTNNDAKYLVANSLKGTWKDAFTGNAVTLGSEITLAPYQYLVLKN; from the coding sequence ATGAAATCAAATATAAACATCGTTTATGCACTACTGCTTACGTTAGCGTTTGTTTCCTGTAGTTCATCTGATAACGATTCAGATTCAAATACACCTCCTCCTTATCCGCAATACGGCGCCTCATTCTATAAAATGCCTAATAAAGAAGATGCCATTATTTATCAGGTAAATATCCGTTCTTTCAGTCAGGCCGGAACATTAAAAGGTGTTCAGGACAGGCTAACTCAGATTCAGGAATTGGGTGTAAATGTTATTTATTTAATGCCGGTTTTTCCGGTTGGAAAAGAAAAAGTTGCGGCAGGACTCGGTTCTCCTTATGCTGTAAAAGACTACAAAGCAATAAATCCGGATTTTGGAACTTTACAAGATCTTCAGGTGCTGGTTGAAGAAGCACATAAAAAAAATATGGCTGTTATTTTAGACTGGGTTGCCAATCATACTGCATGGGACAATGCCTGGATTACCCAACATCCTGATTGGTATCAAAAAGATGCTAACGGAAAAATCATTATTCCTCCGGGAACCAATTACAATGATGTTGCCCAATTGGATTTTACCAATAGAGAAATGAAAAATGCTATGATTGATGCTATGGAATACTGGGTTTACACTGCTAATATTGATGGTTTCAGATGCGATTATGCTGATTTTATCCCACAGGATTTTTGGACTGAAGCCGTTTCAAAACTAAGAAACATTAAAAAAAGTCAGAAAATATTAATGTTGGCAGAGGGTACAAAAGTGAATCTATTTAGATCTGGTTTTGATTATACTTTTGGATTTAATTTTTTCAGCGCTTTAGAAAAAGTATTTAAAGAAAATTTATCTGCAAGTACCATACAAAATGCAAATGCTGCAGAATATTCGGCAAATTACAATGAAGATTATAGAATCGTAAGATATACCAGCAATCATGATGTCAACTTTGCCGAAGGAACTCCAATTGAGCTTTTCGGTGGTAAAAAAGGATCTGTAGCGACATTTGTTGTTGCCGCTTACATGAAATCTGTTCCAATGATTTATAACGGACAGGAAATTGGATATGCACAAAGAATAAATTATTTCGAAAAAACTCCAATTGACTGGTCAACTGCAGATCCGGAAATGCTGGCTCAATACAAGAAAATAATTGCTTTCAGAAACTCTAGTACTGCTATCAAAAAAGGAACTTATACCGGATACAGCAGCGATGCTGTAAGTGCTTTTACAATGGTAAAAGATGCTGAAAAAGTTTTAGTGCTTTCGAACTTAACTAATAATGATGCAAAATATCTTGTTGCAAATTCATTAAAAGGCACATGGAAAGATGCTTTTACAGGAAATGCAGTAACTCTTGGCAGTGAAATTACATTAGCGCCATACCAATATTTAGTATTAAAAAACTAA
- a CDS encoding SusE domain-containing protein produces MKKYINKLFVLGTLLFLGASCESDAELTTLKTVPFPSNIEASSTTLVLNEETEDQSVELISWPAVAFPVGTPVTYALQIDIIPDITGPKAWLKSKRIEAGEDVLSKALIGRDLNKIAIDLGLLPNVAGKLVVRIEASVDHKVYSDYITLTVTPYEKSVVFGEIYMPGFYQGEFNVGTAAALTAISKGVYQGYVTLPAGNGTDFKLNTARNWDQYYGAGNSNNDLKNGSEPNFHLPGAGSYQIKVNLNTLKWTSTPYAWGIAGDATHAPTPEDKDYGWNNAIPMSYDHQTKTWKITANLLPGSVKFKLNNNWSVNYGPADSSTNTVNLDNGGAYGISEAGTYEITFKIDEVDPVSNGYPATATCTIVKK; encoded by the coding sequence ATGAAAAAATATATAAATAAATTATTTGTATTGGGTACCCTGCTTTTTTTAGGTGCCTCCTGTGAAAGTGATGCAGAATTAACGACCTTAAAAACGGTACCTTTTCCAAGTAACATTGAAGCTTCTTCTACCACATTGGTTCTAAATGAAGAGACAGAAGATCAATCTGTAGAATTAATTTCATGGCCTGCTGTCGCATTTCCTGTTGGTACGCCTGTTACTTATGCATTGCAAATTGATATAATTCCTGACATTACCGGACCAAAGGCGTGGTTAAAATCGAAACGAATAGAAGCTGGTGAAGATGTTTTAAGCAAAGCTTTAATAGGGAGAGACTTAAACAAAATTGCTATAGACTTAGGCCTTTTGCCTAATGTTGCGGGAAAATTAGTGGTTCGTATAGAAGCCAGTGTAGATCATAAAGTGTACTCAGATTACATCACATTAACGGTTACTCCTTATGAAAAAAGTGTCGTTTTTGGTGAAATTTACATGCCAGGATTTTATCAGGGAGAATTTAATGTAGGAACTGCTGCGGCTTTAACCGCTATTTCAAAAGGTGTTTATCAGGGGTATGTTACACTTCCTGCTGGTAATGGTACTGATTTTAAATTGAATACTGCCAGAAACTGGGATCAATATTATGGTGCAGGAAATAGCAATAATGATTTAAAAAACGGAAGCGAACCCAATTTTCATTTGCCTGGAGCAGGATCATACCAGATCAAAGTAAATTTAAATACTCTAAAATGGACTTCTACTCCGTATGCTTGGGGAATTGCAGGAGATGCAACACATGCACCAACACCTGAAGATAAAGATTATGGATGGAATAACGCTATTCCGATGTCATATGACCATCAAACCAAAACATGGAAAATTACTGCCAATTTATTACCCGGAAGTGTAAAGTTCAAATTAAATAATAATTGGTCAGTTAATTACGGACCTGCAGATTCATCTACAAATACCGTAAATCTTGACAATGGAGGTGCTTATGGTATTAGTGAAGCAGGAACTTATGAAATCACTTTTAAAATTGATGAAGTTGATCCTGTCTCAAACGGTTATCCGGCAACTGCAACGTGTACAATAGTTAAAAAATAA